A window of Drosophila subobscura isolate 14011-0131.10 chromosome E, UCBerk_Dsub_1.0, whole genome shotgun sequence contains these coding sequences:
- the LOC117892604 gene encoding lysozyme — MKHLWACLMLVLVLLLLGSERAESKKYLRCELTRVLVENYNFDKTFLSNWICLVEHESYLDTTKITLNKNDSKNYGLFQINSKDYCAEGRKGGQCNMKCEDFSNDDIGDDIACARMIQEREGFKYWKGWDRFCRNPQNLPNLRVACNLRSLSPLRTPRSFYYVSG, encoded by the exons ATGAAACATCTTTGGGCATGTCTGATGCTCgtgctggtcctgctgctgttgggatCGGAGCGGGCAGAGTCCAAGAAGTATCTGCGCTGTGAACTCACCCGCGTGCTGGTGGAGAACTACAACTTTGACAAGACTTTCCTCTCCAATT GGATTTGCCTGGTGGAGCACGAGAGCTACCTGGATACCACCAAGATAACGCTCAACAAGAACGACAGCAAGAACTATGGCCTCTTCCAGATCAACAGCAAGGACTACTGCGCCGAGGGACGCAAGGGCGGGCAGTGCAACATGAAGTGCGAAG ACTTCTCCAACGATGATATTGGCGACGACATTGCCTGTGCCAGAATGATTCAGGAGCGGGAGGGCTTCAAGTACTGGAAGGGCTGGGATCGCTTCTGTCGCAATCCCCAGAATCTGCCCAATCTGCGTGTGGCCTGCAACCTGCGCAGCCTGTCGCCCCTGCGCACTCCTCGCAGCTTCTACTACGTCTCAGGCTGA
- the LOC117892605 gene encoding lysozyme — MASQMHTKGGAVVLVLNLLLLTQSQTEAKLLTRCQLAKELLRHDFPRSYLSNWVCLVESESGRSTSKSMQLPNQSVSYGLFQINSKNWCRKGRRGGICNIKCEEFLNDEISDDSRCAMQIFNRHGFQAWPGWMSKCRGRTLPDVSRC; from the exons ATGGCCAGTCAGATGCACACAAAAGGAGGTGCTGTAGTCCTGGTCCTcaatctgttgctgctgacgCAGTCGCAGACGGAGGCCAAGCTGCTGACACGCTGCCAGCTGGCCAAAGAGCTGCTGCGACACGATTTCCCCAGGAGCTATCTGTCCAACT GGGTGTGCCTGGTGGAGTCGGAGAGCGGACGCAGCACGTCCAAGTCCATGCAGCTGCCCAACCAGAGCGTCAGCTATGGACTCTTTCAG ATCAACAGCAAAAACTGGTGTCGCAAAGGTCGTCGCGGTGGCATCTGCAACATCAAATGCGAAG AGTTCCTGAACGATGAGATCTCAGATGATTCACGCTGTGCCATGCAGATCTTCAATCGCCACGGCTTCCAGGCCTGGCCCGGTTGGATGAGCAAATGTCGTGGGCGCACGTTGCCCGATGTCTCCCGCTGCTAG